Proteins found in one Lycium ferocissimum isolate CSIRO_LF1 chromosome 6, AGI_CSIRO_Lferr_CH_V1, whole genome shotgun sequence genomic segment:
- the LOC132061412 gene encoding uncharacterized mitochondrial protein AtMg00820-like, translated as MKDFISLNVHDNMPYALSKYISYEKLSPKYQSYLAIFSNIVEPTCYAEAVKDPRWVDAMHAEIEVLENNQTWQVDPLPQGKKSIGCKWIYKVKYKATGEIEGFKARLVAKGYSQTEGIDYQETFSLVIKMGTLRTVLTIAAARKWHIYHMDVYNAFL; from the coding sequence ATGAAGGATTTCATATCCTTGAATGTTCATGATAATATGCCTTATGCTTTATCAAAATACATATCTTATGAGAAATTATCACCGAAATACCAAAGTTATCTTGCAATCTTTTCTAACATTGTTGAACCTACTTGCTACGCAGAAGCAGTTAAGGATCCAAGATGGGTTGATGCAATGCACGCTGAGATAGAAGTATTAGAAAACAATCAAACATGGCAAGTGGATCCTCTTCCACAAGGCAAGAAATCGATTGGCTGTAAGTGGATCTATAAAGTGAAGTACAAGGCCACAGGAGAAATAGAAGGATTCAAGGCAAGGCTAGTTGCAAAAGGATATAGTCAAACAGAAGGAATTGACTACCAAGAAACATTCAGTCTGGTAATAAAGATGGGCACCTTGAGAACAGTATTGACAATTGCAGCAGCAAGGAAGTGGCACATTTATCATATGGATGTCTATAATGCATTCCTATAG